A DNA window from Tachysurus fulvidraco isolate hzauxx_2018 chromosome 4, HZAU_PFXX_2.0, whole genome shotgun sequence contains the following coding sequences:
- the LOC113649320 gene encoding deoxycytidylate deaminase-like — MAVALMFSKKSPDPNTKVGACIVNEERKIVGVGFNKMPDGCEDKFPWARDAEDKLENKHLYVCHAELNAIMNKTSVDVKGCTMYVTLFPCNECAKVIIQSGIKEVVYLSNKYAERVETIASDRMLKGLILGQRQFHLKQEVADLLNSIDPFAE; from the exons ATGGCTGTTGCTCTGATGTTTTCTAAGAAGAGCCCTGATCCTAACACAAAG GTGGGTGCGTGCATCGTAAATGAGGAGAGAAAAATTGTTGGAGTCGGTTTCAACAAAATGCCCGATGGCTGTGAGGATAAGTTTCCATGGGCGCGTGATGCTGAGGACAAACTGGAGAATAAACACCTGTACG TGTGTCATGCGGAGCTGAATGCCATCATGAATAAAACCTCAGTGGATGTGAAAGGATGCACCATGTACGTCACTCTGTTTCCCTGTAACGAGTGTGCTAAGGTCATCATCCaatcag GTATAAAAGAGGTGGTTTATTTATCCAATAAATACGCTGAAAGAGTAGAAACAATAGCTTCTGACCGAATGCTGAAGGGGTTAATTCTTGGGCAAAG gcAGTTTCACTTAAAGCAGGAGGTCGCTGACTTGCTGAACTCCATCGATCCCTTTGCTGAGTGA